One Deltaproteobacteria bacterium DNA segment encodes these proteins:
- a CDS encoding DMT family transporter — translation MSKPVADPIPTNVQALGLVALGAMAISWAAPLVKVIEAAPSTIGFYRLAFATLSLVPFALMALRTKPRPKSYNPLFWAVLSGIVFGFDLALFHRAILLTGAGLATLLANTQIFWVAIISGTLLKEAPPKNFLMWSLVAIAGVALLTVPGLLNQTLDPTGILMGVGTAFFYASYILSLRQSQSVEGAWPISVNLVISCLFGAITLFSVTLFTNESTAFPDFRNLMWLLVLGLAVHVGGWALISKGMPQLPARISSMTI, via the coding sequence ATGTCTAAGCCTGTAGCAGACCCAATTCCCACCAATGTTCAAGCACTTGGCCTTGTAGCACTGGGCGCTATGGCGATTAGCTGGGCTGCACCACTCGTGAAAGTCATTGAAGCCGCACCCTCAACCATTGGCTTCTACCGGTTGGCTTTTGCAACTCTTTCGCTGGTTCCTTTCGCCTTGATGGCCTTGCGAACCAAGCCCAGACCCAAAAGCTACAACCCGCTTTTTTGGGCTGTTTTATCAGGCATCGTATTCGGTTTTGACCTGGCACTCTTTCATAGAGCAATCCTGCTCACCGGAGCGGGACTCGCAACGCTACTTGCCAATACTCAAATTTTTTGGGTCGCCATTATCTCCGGCACTCTCTTGAAGGAAGCGCCACCCAAAAACTTTTTAATGTGGTCTCTGGTTGCGATTGCAGGTGTAGCCTTACTCACTGTGCCCGGTCTCCTCAATCAAACCCTCGACCCCACCGGTATTCTGATGGGGGTTGGAACCGCCTTCTTTTACGCAAGCTACATACTCTCGCTGCGGCAAAGTCAAAGTGTTGAGGGTGCTTGGCCTATCTCCGTCAATTTAGTTATCTCTTGCCTCTTTGGTGCCATTACTTTGTTTAGCGTGACTCTCTTTACGAATGAGAGCACGGCGTTCCCCGATTTTCGTAATCTCATGTGGTTGCTTGTATTAGGGCTGGCTGTCCACGTGGGTGGGTGGGCGTTGATTAGCAAAGGGATGCCTCAGTTACCGGCCCGCATAAGCTCGATGACCATATT
- a CDS encoding SDR family oxidoreductase: MTVKTIIITGSASGIGLKLTNRLFKEGHRILATDVNENGLHAAARVHGWDKSRGMMLAAHDVRSAESWDACVASVVKRWGKLDVLLNIAGILIPSYSHEIDEAHIQKHLDINVKGVMLGTMAAAKHMVMRREGHIVNMASLAGVTPVPGLAVYSGSKHAVRGFTLSAALDLKEHGVDVSCVCPDAVDTPMLDLQKDYEEASLTFSGPQPLTADEVVAAIVEDVLPNKTLETLLAPNYSGRAQMARMASLFPDLGMKLGTLIRKQARKSFREKFGARK; the protein is encoded by the coding sequence ATGACTGTAAAAACGATAATTATTACGGGCTCCGCGAGCGGCATTGGCCTGAAGCTAACGAATAGGTTGTTCAAAGAAGGGCATCGTATTCTCGCCACAGATGTAAATGAGAACGGACTTCATGCGGCGGCACGAGTGCATGGATGGGATAAGAGCCGTGGGATGATGTTGGCCGCACATGATGTGCGCTCGGCCGAATCCTGGGATGCATGTGTGGCGTCGGTTGTGAAGCGTTGGGGGAAGCTTGATGTCCTTTTGAATATCGCCGGAATTCTCATTCCCAGCTATTCTCATGAAATCGACGAGGCCCATATTCAGAAACATCTGGATATCAATGTGAAGGGTGTGATGCTCGGCACAATGGCAGCCGCCAAGCATATGGTCATGCGAAGAGAAGGTCATATCGTGAACATGGCATCGCTTGCGGGCGTAACGCCGGTACCAGGTTTGGCGGTCTACAGCGGCTCGAAGCACGCAGTACGCGGGTTTACACTGTCGGCGGCGCTAGACTTAAAAGAGCATGGGGTTGATGTGTCATGTGTGTGCCCTGATGCGGTTGATACACCGATGTTGGATTTACAAAAAGACTATGAGGAAGCATCTCTTACATTTTCTGGACCACAGCCGCTTACCGCGGATGAAGTTGTCGCAGCGATTGTAGAGGATGTTTTACCCAATAAAACTCTCGAGACTCTCTTGGCTCCAAATTACTCAGGCCGAGCTCAAATGGCTCGGATGGCAAGTCTCTTTCCCGACCTGGGAATGAAGCTTGGAACTTTGATTCGCAAGCAGGCACGTAAATCGTTTCGCGAGAAATTTGGCGCAAGGAAGTGA